The following proteins are co-located in the Salinirubrum litoreum genome:
- a CDS encoding MBL fold metallo-hydrolase, with protein sequence MHVTFLGTGAAMPLPDRAQTGLLLESDDRTLLVDCGAGVLHRLAGTDAGYESVSTVLLTHHHLDHVADLMPLLKARWLAGEEHLTVVGPSGTKTLLDDLLEVHDYLQDRVDLRVREVTPDQSFAVAGFDVDSTETRHSMPCLAYRFDDRFCFSGDSEAFAGLAGFADDCRALAHDCSFPDEVDVSNHPTPTQLGEALADADPDVDRVYLTHCYPHTEGKHDEMLASVRAGWDGDVRFARDGLRIEV encoded by the coding sequence ATGCACGTCACCTTTCTCGGTACCGGGGCGGCGATGCCCCTCCCGGACCGCGCGCAGACCGGTCTCCTCCTCGAGTCCGACGACCGGACACTCCTCGTGGACTGCGGCGCGGGCGTCCTCCACCGCCTCGCCGGGACCGACGCGGGCTACGAGTCGGTCTCGACGGTCCTGCTGACCCACCACCATCTGGATCACGTCGCCGACCTCATGCCACTCCTGAAGGCGCGGTGGCTCGCCGGCGAGGAGCACCTGACGGTCGTCGGTCCCAGCGGGACGAAGACCCTGCTGGACGACCTGCTCGAGGTACACGACTACCTGCAGGACCGCGTCGACCTCCGGGTCCGGGAGGTCACGCCCGACCAGTCGTTCGCGGTCGCGGGCTTCGACGTGGATTCGACGGAGACGCGTCACTCGATGCCGTGTCTGGCCTACCGGTTCGACGACCGGTTCTGCTTCTCGGGCGACAGCGAGGCGTTCGCCGGTCTCGCGGGCTTCGCCGACGACTGTCGCGCCCTGGCCCACGACTGCTCGTTCCCGGACGAGGTGGACGTGTCGAACCACCCGACGCCGACCCAGTTGGGCGAGGCGCTGGCCGACGCCGACCCGGACGTGGACCGGGTGTATCTCACGCACTGCTACCCGCACACCGAAGGGAAACACGACGAGATGCTCGCGTCGGTGCGGGCCGGGTGGGACGGCGACGTGCGGTTCGCGCGCGACGGGTTGCGAATCGAGGTGTGA
- a CDS encoding phytoene/squalene synthase family protein has translation MVADEQIAQSKAIQRQTGKTFHFATRLLPERVREATYVLYAFFRLADEVVDDVNGETPEEQRAQLEAFRRQALGEEPADDPVLAAFAELRDRYDIPDSDVHSFIDAMLADIEKSRYATYEELERYMDGSAAAVGRMMTAVMETEEAEKALPHATALGEAFQMSNFLRDVREDIVERDRIYLPQTTLAEHGVSEAQLQRFETDDSFRAAMEAELHRTESLYKNGVAGIKYLPQDCQFAVLLAAVLYADHHRLIRRRNYDVLSATPSLSTTRKVALFVKTRWHWQWNKDPEAVFRKVSTVSYREPSNRGAERPDHMPVR, from the coding sequence ATGGTAGCAGACGAGCAGATCGCCCAGAGTAAGGCGATTCAACGGCAGACTGGCAAGACCTTTCACTTCGCCACCCGGCTGTTGCCGGAGCGTGTGCGAGAGGCGACGTACGTACTCTACGCGTTCTTCCGGCTCGCGGACGAGGTTGTCGACGACGTGAACGGCGAGACGCCCGAGGAACAGCGCGCGCAACTGGAGGCGTTCCGCCGGCAGGCGCTCGGCGAGGAACCGGCCGACGACCCGGTGTTGGCGGCGTTCGCGGAGCTACGGGACCGCTACGACATCCCGGACTCGGACGTCCACTCGTTCATCGACGCGATGCTGGCCGACATCGAGAAGAGTCGGTACGCGACGTACGAGGAACTCGAACGGTACATGGACGGCTCTGCGGCCGCCGTGGGCCGGATGATGACGGCCGTGATGGAGACCGAGGAGGCGGAGAAGGCGCTCCCGCACGCCACCGCACTCGGCGAGGCGTTCCAGATGTCGAACTTCCTCCGGGACGTGCGCGAGGACATCGTCGAACGGGACCGCATCTACCTCCCGCAGACGACACTCGCGGAACACGGCGTGAGCGAGGCACAACTCCAGCGCTTCGAGACGGACGACTCGTTCCGGGCGGCGATGGAGGCGGAACTCCACCGCACCGAGTCGCTGTACAAGAACGGCGTCGCGGGCATCAAGTACCTCCCGCAGGACTGCCAGTTCGCGGTCCTGCTGGCGGCGGTGCTGTACGCGGATCACCACCGACTGATCCGTCGGCGGAACTACGACGTGTTGTCGGCGACCCCGTCGCTGTCGACGACCCGGAAGGTCGCGCTGTTCGTGAAGACGCGCTGGCACTGGCAGTGGAACAAGGATCCCGAAGCCGTCTTCCGGAAGGTCTCGACGGTCTCGTACCGCGAGCCGTCGAATCGCGGCGCGGAACGACCCGACCACATGCCGGTTCGCTGA
- a CDS encoding dihydrofolate reductase codes for MELVSVAAVAENRVIGEDGELPWPSIPADKRQYRARIADHPVILGRRTFDSMREDLPGSAQIVLSRTEQTFGVPTAHYAGDVGEAVAVAESLDSEVAYVIGGQAIYELFQPHVDRMVLSRVHGEYEGDRHYPEWDETDWELVERTEFDRFTLEEWVRRDE; via the coding sequence ATGGAACTCGTCTCGGTCGCCGCAGTCGCTGAGAACCGTGTCATCGGCGAGGACGGGGAACTCCCGTGGCCCTCGATCCCCGCAGACAAACGGCAGTACCGCGCCCGGATCGCCGACCACCCCGTGATCCTCGGCCGCCGGACCTTCGATTCGATGCGCGAGGACCTCCCCGGTTCTGCACAGATCGTCCTCTCGCGCACCGAACAGACCTTCGGCGTGCCGACCGCCCACTACGCGGGCGACGTGGGCGAGGCCGTCGCAGTCGCCGAATCGCTCGACAGCGAGGTGGCGTACGTCATCGGCGGACAGGCCATCTACGAACTGTTCCAGCCGCACGTCGACCGGATGGTCCTCAGTCGCGTCCACGGCGAGTACGAGGGCGACCGGCACTACCCCGAGTGGGACGAGACTGACTGGGAACTGGTCGAACGGACCGAGTTCGACCGGTTCACGCTCGAAGAGTGGGTTCGGCGTGACGAGTAG
- a CDS encoding bifunctional 4-hydroxy-2-oxoglutarate aldolase/2-dehydro-3-deoxy-phosphogluconate aldolase, with translation MASKSDVMTRVEASGAVAVLRGVPGEQIVPVAEALLAGGVTALEVTADNPDAIEMIADLDAAVGDEAVIGAGTVLDSSTAVDAIRAGAEFVVAPHFDPEVVDTCNRYGTVVAPGIYTPTEAVEAAEQGADFLKLFPASSAGSGHLSSIRGALGQLEIMPTGGIGPDNAGEFVESGAFVVGAGGALVDGGAIEREEYEVLTENAEELVAAVESARE, from the coding sequence ATGGCAAGCAAGTCCGACGTGATGACGCGAGTGGAAGCCAGCGGCGCGGTGGCGGTCCTCCGGGGCGTCCCCGGCGAGCAGATCGTGCCGGTCGCCGAGGCACTGCTCGCGGGCGGCGTCACCGCACTGGAAGTCACCGCCGACAACCCCGACGCCATCGAGATGATCGCCGACCTCGACGCGGCGGTCGGCGACGAGGCCGTGATCGGCGCGGGGACGGTCCTCGATTCGAGTACCGCAGTCGACGCGATCCGGGCCGGCGCGGAGTTCGTCGTCGCGCCGCACTTCGATCCCGAGGTCGTCGACACCTGCAACCGCTACGGGACGGTCGTCGCCCCCGGCATCTACACGCCGACAGAGGCCGTCGAGGCCGCCGAGCAGGGTGCGGACTTCCTGAAGCTGTTCCCCGCGTCGTCGGCCGGGTCGGGCCATCTCTCCTCGATTCGAGGTGCGCTCGGCCAACTGGAGATCATGCCGACCGGCGGCATCGGCCCGGACAACGCCGGGGAGTTCGTCGAAAGCGGCGCGTTCGTCGTCGGCGCGGGCGGGGCGCTCGTGGACGGGGGTGCCATCGAACGCGAAGAGTACGAGGTGCTGACCGAGAACGCCGAAGAACTGGTCGCCGCCGTCGAGTCGGCCCGCGAGTAA
- a CDS encoding ferritin-like domain-containing protein: MSDVTDLLKQAYLDEHETVLNYMTNAIVLDGVRAEEIKESLQTDIQEELTHAEQLGQRLKQLDERPPASGEFEASQHSLQPPEDSTDVLSVIEGVLDAEEDAIATYRSLIQAAEAEDDPVTEDLAVTILADEEAHRTEFRGYRKEYKRD; encoded by the coding sequence ATGTCAGACGTCACCGACCTCCTGAAGCAGGCCTACCTCGACGAACACGAGACCGTCCTCAACTACATGACGAACGCCATCGTCCTCGACGGCGTCCGCGCCGAGGAGATCAAAGAGTCCCTCCAGACCGACATCCAAGAAGAGCTGACCCACGCCGAACAGCTCGGCCAGCGACTCAAGCAACTCGACGAGCGCCCGCCGGCCTCGGGCGAGTTCGAGGCGAGCCAGCACTCCCTCCAGCCACCGGAGGACAGCACCGACGTCCTCTCGGTGATCGAGGGTGTGCTGGACGCCGAGGAGGACGCCATCGCAACCTACCGCTCGCTGATTCAGGCCGCAGAGGCGGAAGACGACCCGGTCACGGAGGACCTCGCGGTCACCATCCTCGCCGACGAGGAGGCCCACCGCACCGAGTTCCGGGGCTACCGGAAGGAGTACAAACGCGACTGA